Proteins encoded together in one Papio anubis isolate 15944 chromosome 3, Panubis1.0, whole genome shotgun sequence window:
- the AREG gene encoding amphiregulin isoform X1, with the protein MRAPLLPPAPVVLSLLILGSGHYAAGMDRNDTYSGKREPFSGDHSADGFEVTSRSEMSSGSEISPVSEMPSSSELSSGVDYDYSEEYDNEPQIPGYIVDDSVRVEQVVKPPKNKTESENTSDKPKRKKKGGKNGKNRRNRKKKNPCNAEFQNFCIHGECKYIEHLEAVTCKCQQEYFGERCGEKSMKTHSMIDSSLSKIALAAIAAFMSAVILTAIAVITVHLRKRYVRKYEGEAEERKKLRQENGNVHAIA; encoded by the exons ATGAGAGCCCCGCTGCTGCCGCCGGCGCCGGTGGTGCTGTCGCTCTTGATACTCGGCTCAG GCCATTATGCTGCTGGAATGGACCGCAATGACACCTACTCTGGGAAGCGTGAACCATTTTCTGGGGACCACAGTGCTGATGGATTTGAGGTTACCTCAAGAAGTGAGATGTCTTCAGGAAGTGAAATTTCCCCTGTGAGTGAAATGCCTTCTAGTAGTGAACTGTCCTCGGGAGTCGACTATGACTATTCAGAAGAGTATGATAACGAACCGCAAATACCTGGCTATATTGTAGATGATTCAGTCAGAG ttGAACAGGTAGTTAAGCCCCCCAAAAACAAGACCGAAAGTGAAAATACTTCAGataaacccaaaagaaagaaaaagggaggcaaaaatggaaaaaatagaagaaacagaaagaagaaaaatccatGTAATGCAGAATTTCAAAATTTCTGCATTCACGGGGAATGCAAATATATAGAGCACCTGGAAGCAGTGACATGCAA ATGTCAGCAAGAATATTTCGGTGAACGGTGTGGGGAAAAGTCCATGAAAACTCACAGCATGATTGACAGTAGTTTATCAAAAATTGCATTAGCAGCCATAGCTGCCTTTATGTCTGCTGTGATCCTCACAGCTATTGCTGTTATTACAGTCCA TCTTAGAAAACGATACGTCAGGAAATATGAAGGAGAAGCTGAGGAACGAAAGAAACTTCGACAAGAGAATGGAAATGTACATGCTATAGCATAA
- the AREG gene encoding amphiregulin isoform X2, giving the protein MDRNDTYSGKREPFSGDHSADGFEVTSRSEMSSGSEISPVSEMPSSSELSSGVDYDYSEEYDNEPQIPGYIVDDSVRVEQVVKPPKNKTESENTSDKPKRKKKGGKNGKNRRNRKKKNPCNAEFQNFCIHGECKYIEHLEAVTCKCQQEYFGERCGEKSMKTHSMIDSSLSKIALAAIAAFMSAVILTAIAVITVHLRKRYVRKYEGEAEERKKLRQENGNVHAIA; this is encoded by the exons ATGGACCGCAATGACACCTACTCTGGGAAGCGTGAACCATTTTCTGGGGACCACAGTGCTGATGGATTTGAGGTTACCTCAAGAAGTGAGATGTCTTCAGGAAGTGAAATTTCCCCTGTGAGTGAAATGCCTTCTAGTAGTGAACTGTCCTCGGGAGTCGACTATGACTATTCAGAAGAGTATGATAACGAACCGCAAATACCTGGCTATATTGTAGATGATTCAGTCAGAG ttGAACAGGTAGTTAAGCCCCCCAAAAACAAGACCGAAAGTGAAAATACTTCAGataaacccaaaagaaagaaaaagggaggcaaaaatggaaaaaatagaagaaacagaaagaagaaaaatccatGTAATGCAGAATTTCAAAATTTCTGCATTCACGGGGAATGCAAATATATAGAGCACCTGGAAGCAGTGACATGCAA ATGTCAGCAAGAATATTTCGGTGAACGGTGTGGGGAAAAGTCCATGAAAACTCACAGCATGATTGACAGTAGTTTATCAAAAATTGCATTAGCAGCCATAGCTGCCTTTATGTCTGCTGTGATCCTCACAGCTATTGCTGTTATTACAGTCCA TCTTAGAAAACGATACGTCAGGAAATATGAAGGAGAAGCTGAGGAACGAAAGAAACTTCGACAAGAGAATGGAAATGTACATGCTATAGCATAA